TGAGAACGCCACTGGCAATTGGATCAAAGTTGTGCAAAGGATTCCGGTAAAGATCATGCTGGATTCTCCCCCACCGTTGGATAGACCGCTGCGGGTGGGCACTTCTCTGAAGGTAACCATCCAAACCCATGACAAGAGCGGGGGGCTCTTGGTGGGATCCTTTCAAGGCTCATGAACACATCGGAGCCGTCCAACCAGATGGCTTCCACTCCAAGAGCTGGGGGACCCTCCAATAAATGGCTGGTGGCCTCAACTGTGATGCTACCTGTTTTCATAGAGGTCATGGACGCCAGCGTGGTGAATGTGTCCCTGCCCCATATTCAGGGAAGCCTCAATGCTGGCTTGGATGAGGTGACATGGGTTCTCACTTCATATCTGGTCTCCAACGCCATAGTTATCCCCACCACCGGGTGGCTGGCAAGCATATTCGGTAGAAAACGATATCTGATATTTTCTCTGGTCATGTTCAGCTTCGCCTCGCTCATGTGTGGGGCCGCCCCCAGCCTTGAAGTCCTCATATTTGCCCGTGTGATTCAAGGACTGGCCGGAGGCGCCTTGCAACCTCTTTCCCAGGCAATCCTACTGGAAACATTCCCAGCCGCAGAACATGGCATGGCCATGGCCGTCTTCGGAATGGGGGTGGTCATGGCGCCCATAGCTGGTCCTGTGGTAGGGGGCTGGATCACGGACCATTGGAGCTGGAGAGAGATCTTCTACATCAACCTTCCCGTGGGGGCAGTGGCTGTGGCAATGGCTTTGCTGGTCATCCACGACCCACCTTATTTGAAACGTTCAAAGCTACACGTGGACAAATGGGGATTGCTGCTGCTTTGTGTGGGACTGGGCTGTCTTCAAATAGTGCTGGACAAAGGGGAAAGGGAAGATTGGTTCGAGTCTTCCTGGATTGTGGGGATGAGCATTGTGGCAGCTTTGGCCTTGATGCTGTTCGTGATAGTGGAGCTTAAGGCCCAGCATCCTGTGGTGAATCTGAAGGTATTCACGGACAGAAGTTTCAGCGTGGGCAACCTCATCATGTTCCTGGGTTTCTTTTCCTTGTTCGGAACTTTGGTTCTTCTGCCTCTGTACCTCCAAAAACTCATGGGTTATACAGCACTTTGGGCCGGGCTTGTCTTGGGTCCAGGTGGAATTGCCAGTTTCATGGTGATGCCTGTGATAGGGACCCTGATGCGGCGGGGGGCCCCGCCGAGACTCTTTCTGGGACTGGGTCTGTGCATATGCGCCCTGGCCATCAGACTCATGTCGGAGTTCAACCTGCAGGCAGGGTTTTGGGAACTCTCGTGGCCTAGGGTCTTGTTGGGTCTGGGAATGGGGATGTTCTTTGTGCCTTTGACCACGGCCACTTTTGCCCACATACCTAAACCCCAAATGGGAAACGCCACTGGGATCTTCAATCTGCTTAGAAACCTGGGAGGCAGTTTCGGGGTGGCTTTTGCCACAACCATCTTGACCCAGAGGGCCCAGGTGCATCAGAGCTTCCTTGTGGAACATGTGACCCCATTCGATCCGGAGTTCCAGACCAGATCAGCCCAAGTGGTTGAGTGGCTTAGGCTGCATCGTCCGGAATTGTCGGATCCTGTTGGTGTACTTGCCCTCATATATCAGGAAGTCTTGCGCCAGGCCAACATGCTGGCCTTCAATGATGCCTTTTGGATGCTGTCCTGGGTGGCATGGGGGCTTGTACCCTTTGTCCTAGTCTTTAGGGCTCTCAAGAAACAGGAACCCGAGCATGGACCTTGAGCCATCATGGGATAAGGGCGCCTTAGGAAAAAAGATCATAAGAAAAAAGCTCATTTCCTGGACTCGTTTGATCTTTAAGGCCGGCTCCTTGGCATGGGCTATTGCCGTTGTTTGGAATTTGACTCGCCCTGAGGTCTTCCTGGAGCAGACCTTGGTCATAATGATCCTTGGTGGAGGATTTCTTTTCTTTATGGGGAAGTGTCTTCACAGATGGGAGAAGGCAGCCCGCAGAGAATGCCGCAGAATAGCCAAAGATATGATGATCGCCTGCCAGGCCCAGGAGTCTTTCTTTAATGCCAGCTCTGTGGTGTCTTGCATTGTGGAGCAGGATCTCAAGTATCTCAAAAACTCAAGATTTCGCAAGAGATTGGAGGATTTTCTGGAGAGATTTGTAATTATCTTGGCTCAAAGGGGCAAGGATAGGACCACATGGCTTAAGGCCATCTCTGCTTCCCTCTGGAGCCTGGAGCTGGCCAGAGGGCATTGGGGACCCAAGCAATTGAAGGAAGAGGGCCTGGAAGAAAAATCAAAGGGCCTTTTCTTTGGCTTCAGGGACGAGGAGATCCTGGAGCTGCTTCTGGCCTCCATCTTGGCGGTTTCTGCTCTTTTCCGTCTTCACCTCTTGATTTGGGGCATGCCTGCTGGGGGCCTGCACCGCCAAAACATCTCGAGACTTCGTACAAGCTGGCTGCCTTTTTGCGCCATGGAGCCCACAGAGGTCATGTTCCCGCCTTCTTTGCCCCAGCAGTTGAAAAAAGACCTGCTAACAAACCCATCCCTCTGGGAAGGCAAAGAAATCAGTGCCTTATGGCTCACCTGGTTGGGCCATGGTTCGGGCTTGGACAAGCTACTTTGCCAGATCTCCTCAAGGTGAGGGTACAACTGTGAATTCTTTAGCGGCTTCTCCTATGGAGTTGTTAAGCTCCAGCACATAGGCCCCTTCTGGGACACGGGGAATTTTGCACTGTACCAGGCTGCTTCCTGTGACGGGATCCATGAAATGCGATAGGATCTTGCATCTTTTCTGCCTCCCTCCTGACACAGGAGTCAGCCGGACTATGGGCTTCCTTTTTCCAAAAAACGCTCCCCTTATCTCCACCGTAGAAGCAGCAGTGCCCTGCTCGGGCATGAGTGATTCTATTTCAGGCTCTTTCACTAGAAACCTCCCCACCTCCACGGGTGAGCCTCCCTGCCCTGATCCTGACTGCACCATAACAGGGTAGCTTCCGGGAGGTAGTTTGGCAGTCCAAAGTGCCTCAATGGCAGTGGGGCTGTAATATTCTAATACCAGATCTTTACGACGCCACTCTCCTGTCTTGGGATCCTGAAACTGGGTGTATACCTTGGGGGAACGATCCCCGAACTCAGAGCCCAGAACCGTGATTTGGGTGCCCATAGTACCCTGCGGGGGGCTCACGGTGTACTGTACCAACTGAGCATAGTTGGCCGCATAACCCACCTGAGAGGTGTTGTACTTGATGAGCATGTAGCCCCCCTTACCCCATCCCGATCCCCAACTGTTTCTCAAAATCCATACCCCGTGGGTGGAACCGTTCCAGTAATACTGATCATCCCATCCCACCAATACGATGGCATGATTGACGCCCACAGAGGATTCGTCCTTGTCGAAAACACCATCTCTGTATGCCTGAAATGCAGGGCCTACTGCTACAGCGGCTGCCACAGGCCCATGGGTGTATATGGCCTGTTTTATCTCCTCCACCGTAGGAACATTCCACCATGCCCCCACATACCTCCATTCGGCCAGCCTATAGGCGTGGGCGTGAGGGGCTCCGCAAGGCAGGTTTCTGGCAGCATAGGGAAAGTTGGTCTCCAGCACTGCACCAGCAGTTGGCTCGCCCGGGGGAGTCAAGTCCTCATGGTAATCATGGGCAAACCATCCCCCTGAACAACTCCAGCCGTGGATATTGCAAGAAACCAGGTACTGCTCGGAAATATCCTCCAGCAGATCCATTCGGATCTTGAGCAGGCTCTCTAGCACCCCCACGGTGGCAAATGCCCAACAGGAGCCGCAATTTGCCTGGTTTTTCACAGGTGGCAATGCTGCGTGCTCCCGCCAGTCAAACCGGCTTGGGAGAGAGAGCTTGGGCATGGGGCCTGAAAACCTGGCCTTTTCTTTCCAGTTCGCTGGCTCCACAAGCCCACAGAGCTGCTCCAGGGGATAGTCCATGGCAGGATTGTATCCCACCAGGAAATTAAATCCCTTCTCGGAAACCTCTTCCTGGAGCCATTGAAGTTTGGCTTTCACATCCAGACTCTCGGCCTGAGCCTGGGCCCCAAACCCCTGTCCCGAAAAAGTGAAAAACAATCCCAGCAACAAAAGTCTTGTGCCCGCACTCATGAAATTTCGCCACAACATCTTCCGGCTCCCCACTCTTGTTACTGTTTGGTAATGCAATGTTACCTTTTGGAATCCAAGGCAAACCTCCTCGCAACCCGAAGTCCCCAGCAACATCAACGCATCACTGTGCTGGCCCCAGGCTCAGCTGCCCTGTATTAAAGGCTCAAAGCAAGGAGCATGCCTCCATGGTCCGGATGGGAGTCAGAGGTCCCAGATCACTGAGTTGTTCACATCTGGGATCATTCTTGAGGACAGGTACTCACAGAGGCTGTTCCTTGGGGATCCTTCAGCATCAAGAGATTTTTTGAGCCTGGAATCATGGCTTGAGCCCAAGACAGGAATCGAGGCCTTTGGGCTCCAGAGGAGTCCTTGCAGGCACAGGGCCTGATGCCCTATGATGGGTTCATTTCTTGAGGAGGGTTCTCATGCGCAGGAATCCCTTGGATGGAATGACTCGGGAGGAGCTTAGGAGCTATCTGGACTTCCTTCTTTGGCATTACAGGGTGGTAGATGCCTTCTGGTTCCTGTACGTGGAGGAAAAATACGGCAGAGCAGAGGCCGAGTCCTTGAATGAGCGGGTCTGGGCCAGGGTGGCTGGGATGGCAGCTAGAAAGCTCAAGGAGCTCTTTGACATTCCTGGGAATGCTCTGGAGAGATTCGTTAATGCTTTGGAGCTTTTCCCATGGTGCATCCTGATCGGTTACCAGATCAGCACATCCCCAGATCAGGTGGAACTGACTGTGCCTTCCTGTGCCAGTCAGGAGGCCCGAATTCGCAGGGGTCTCGGAGAATACAATTGCAAGGAGATGCACAGGGGGGAGTTTGTGCAATTTGCAAAGGAAATTGATCCACGGATTCAGGTGGAATGTGTCTTCGCCCCACCAGATTCTCACCCTGCAGATATGTTTTGTAAGTGGAGATTTTACTTGATGGCAGAATAGAGCTCCTGGGCTGGGAAAGCTCCCCCGTACCTGACATGATCCCATAATAGCTCCCGTACGGGGTGCCGGATGGGTATTCACAGCAAATCTATGGTCCTGTCTTAAGAAAGGGCAGTGGCTTTTCTTGAGGTTCACACATCGTAACCGGCCTTCTTATAGTTCTCCATGGCCCTTTCCTTGAGGTGGGCTTTCTCAGGCTTTTCACTGACTTTGTCGGCCAGCTCTGCCGCATGACTCCACATCCCTTTCCTTTCATAGTCAGCTATTTGACGTTCTACTCGGTCTTTGCCAGCTGCAGTGCCAGGGATGGAAACCCTAAACACAGAAAATTTTCTTCTCACAGGCCCCCCGCAGTTGGGACATCGGCTCAGGGGTTCCTCTTTGAGAGACTGGACGAGTTCGAAAGACCTACAGCAAAGGCTGCACCCTTTGGCGGGCTCCAGGGCTTCGTACTCGAAAATGGGCATATCTTGGACCTCCTACAATCATCCCCATGCAAGAGTCTGCTGGCACACATGAAGCTTTGCCACTGGACAACAGATGGCCGCTGCTTCGGTTCTTGCAGTGGTTGGATCCGCCATTAAGATAAGAATGGTTCCCCGCTTCTGCAATTCAAGCCAGATCTCCATTCTCAAAAACTCATGGAGCCCGGGAACGGACCCTCTGCAGAGCAGCCCAAAGCCTCCTTTCTCCCTGGGAGAGCCCGGCCATGCCCTGTTCCACCATCCAGCACAGGGTGTCTTTCATCACCTCTATGGAATCAAGAGCCTCTCCCTTCCAGATCCTCTCATCTTCTGTTTCCTCGGGCAATTGAAGGGCCTCCATCTCATGACGGTCCAGCTCGTCTAACACCTCATGAATGTCTTCCCACTTGTGGGCTAGCCACTCCCTCACCCTTTGAAGCTGAAATTCTATGAGATCTTCCTCAATTTCGTCACACAGCGGTATACCCGTGGGGCTTCGGAACCTTTGGCCGCAATCTGGACAAAGGTTCTCCTTTGCCTTGGCCCAGCCTCTATTTCTCAGCTCCTCTAGGGAAACAGGTACAGCCCTCATGTCCGGCCGGAACATATGGCGGTTTTCCCACATCATTATGAGCACATCAGGCCAGCAGCGGTGCACCTTCAGGCCTTGACGAGGTTGACGCCTGTAGCGCAGGCGCCAATCTTTGAAAGGTACGCTCCAAGGAAAGCGGCCTCCCAGCATTCCAGCTATGGTTTCCTCAAAAGCTGCCCGCTTCCAGTTCTCTGTCTGCAAGTACGCCCGATAGAGGAGTTCTTCATCCCCGGGCCGGGCCATTTCTGCCAAGGCTCTCGCCACTGCGAAGTCCAGCTCTGGATCTTCCTCCAAAGCCTGCAATAGCAGCTGCCGAGCATCAGGTGTTTGGATTCCCGACAAGGCTGCATATAGAAAAATCCTTGTCCTAGGCTGAGGTCTCTCTTCCAGGAGCCTCTCTATGGCCTCTATGGCAGGTTGTCCAATCTTGGCTAGAGCTTCGGCTGCGGCAACTGGAACCTCCAGACCTTGCGCTTCTTGGAGCAGCCTCAAGAGCATGGGAATCCCCTCTGGATCCCTAAGCTCTCCTAGCACTACCGTAGGCCATAGCAGCTGCTCTTCATTGGTTCCAATTGCCAGACGCTCTTGCAGGAAATCCAGAATAGGCTTTAGGGCTTCCCGGCCAAAAGCCAAGAGATCTTCCATGTCCCTTACCGGCACACCCCAGCTATTGGTGCTCATCAGCTCCAGGAGCTGTTCTTGAAAAAGACTCATTTCCTCCTCCAGTTAAAAGATCAGCGCATTACCTTGTCTGGCCCAGGCCATGGCGCTCAGACCCCCCCTGAGCGTGGGAAATGGCTGATCCCCCAGAAAACCTTCTTTCAAAGACTACCCCTTCAATGAACATCCAAGACCACCTCAAACACGTGCACCGAACGATTCAACCCTTTGAAGTGCACATCCCCCATGTGATTCACGGGCATCCGCGAGCCCAAGAGCCTCCGTGTGTTTTCTGATATGAGGATCTGTCCCCCTCTTGCCATGGCACAAAGCCTGCTGGCCACATTTACTTCCTGACCTATGACAGTGTAGTCGAATCTCTTGGCAGAACCCACGTTGCCTACAAACACCTGGCCCGAGGAGATGCCCACACCCAAAGACAGGTCTTGGACTACCGGATGTCTCTTCATCCAACTGCCCCTCATTTTCTGAAAGCTGCCCAGCATGGCCATGGCGGCTTTCACAGAAAGAATTCCTGGATCCTGCACCGCCAGAGGAGCCCCAAAAAAGGCCATTACAGAATCTCCTATGAACTTGTCCAAGGTGCCCTGATGCTGGAAGATGATCTCGGTCATGCGCGTGAAACACTCATTTAGAAAGCTCCTTACCGTCTCTGGACCCATTTTGTCCACTGCAGCTGTGAACCCTCTTATGTCAGCAAAGAGTATGGTCATGTCCCTCATCTCGCCCAGGTTTGTCCAGCCCCTTGGGTCCTGGGTGAGAGCTTTGGCCACGTGAGGCGGAACATATCCTTCCAGAATGGCTTGCAGCCTTGCTCTTTCCCTGGAGGCCTTCAGAAGAGAGGCGTTGCGGATGGCCACAGCCGCGTGGTTGGCGTATAGCATCAATAGCCTCAGTTCGTGGTCTTGAAATTGCCTTCCCTCCTGGGTCAAGGTGGCGTTTAAAACCCCTAGAATCCGTCCACCCACCTGCAAAGGAACGGAAACTGCTGATACAATGGGCTTGTCCTTGGGCTTGAAGGCCCTGAACTCCCTAGCCTCCACAGGTCCTTGCAACAACCTGGGCTTTCCATATTGGGCCACCCATCCTGCAACCCCATCTCCCAGCCGCACCTCGGCCCCCTTTATCATCTCCAAATCCACCCCATAGGCTGCTGCTGTTCTTAGGACTGTTCTGCTCTTGTCCAGAAGCATGACAGAGGAACGATCAGCATCCAAGGTCCTTACTGCTTCCCTAGCTATGATCCTCAGAAGAGAAGAGAGTTCCATTCTGGAGTTTATGGATGCCGTTACCTTCAGCAGGCTTCTGACAGCCTCCAAATCAGTGGCCATGCCCTTCAATCTTCTTCTTTGTCTCTCAACCCTGTATTCCAACGCTCCCAAAGCCTGATGGGCCTTTCTGAGATAAAGCCCCAGGGCCACCAGGAGCAAAGCTATGCCTGCGGCATAGAAACTGGTCCCCATGTCTTGGGAGATGGGCAGCAGTTCCAAGCCCAAGGTCCTGCCTACGGGTGTAAGCAGAACACCCAGAACGACCCAACCCACGGTGACTCCCACCAGAGTCCAAAGCTTCCAGCGTGCCGGAGCCTGGGGATAGGGCTCTTCTCCAGTTATCTCCGAAGTCTTCAAGAATTCCTGGCTAAAGTTCATGAGAGCCCCCCAATGGAACTCCTCAAACGCGGAGGCAGATGAGAGCGATCATCCACTTTTTCTACTCTGAGTTGGCCGGACTCATAGCTCAGGCGGTTTAAGGATCCGTTGGTCTGCCCTATCTCCCTGAAGCGGTTCAAGGGTATTTTTAGCACATGGCACAAGACAGCCAGTATCACGAAGTTGTGAGTGCAAAGCAGAATCTTTTCTCCGGGCTGGTGAGCCCTTGCAATGCTCATGACCGCCGCAAGCGCCCTGCTTTGGACCTCCTGAAGCGTCTCCCCGCCGGGCATCCTGAGTTCTGAGGGCTCTTTTTTCCAGGCATCCAAGAACTCTGGATATAAAGCAGCCCAGTTCTCTGCTTTCATGCCCTCGAACTCGCCCAGGTCCATTTCCACCAGATCAGGTTCTATGTAAACAGGTACCCCCGGATGATGCAACCCAATTATCAGGACGGTTTCTAGCGCTCTTGTGAGGGGGCTGGAGTAAAAGGCAGAAAAACGTTCCTTACGCAGCGCCAAACCCAGGGCTTCTGCTTGGGCGATTCCCCATTGATTCAGCGGGATATCAGATCGCCCCTGGAACCTGCCATGCTTGTTCCAATCGGTCTGCCCATGACGCACCAGAAGGATCCTCACAGGGATGGGATCCATTTTCCGCGCGCCCCTTAATCACAGACCGTGTACCGGGAATATGCTCCGGCGTATTCGGTGAATTGTGGTCTCCAGAAACTCTTCTGCCACTTCCCTCCTGGCAGCAGGCCAGAGGTATTCATCCATGAGGGACTCTCGAGAATAACCCAGTTCCCTCAGGGGGGCCCTCAAGGCTTCGGGAATCTCTTGGGGAAGCTCTTGCCCTGTCATGACAGCCCATGCCAATGTCCATGCCCTTGCCACGTTGGTCATCTCGTAACCGCCTCCACCCAGGGCGACCCATCTGGGAAAGTTTTCCTTCATCTTTTCCAAAACTCGCACAAAGCCCTGTGTGGTCAAATCCAGTGCTGCCAGGGGGTCTCCATGAAAAGTGTCCACGCCCAATTGGGTGACCACAATATCGGGTTTGTATGCCTGGATCAGAGGAAGCACCACCTCATCAAAGGCTCGAAGGTACAGCCAGTCATCGGTTCCTGGCCAGAGGGGTATGTTCACCGAGTAACCAGCCCCCGCACCTCTTCCCATCTCCTCCACTGCCCCTGTTCCCGGAAACAGGGTTCTTCCATCCTGATGCAGCGAGATGGTAAGCACCCTGTCGGTGTCGTAAAAGGCCCATTGGACCCCGTCGCCGTGGTGCACATCTACATCCAAGTACACGACCTTAAGACCCCTGTCCAGAAGCTCAAGAATGAGCAGCACAGGGTCATTCACATAACAGAACCCTGAGGCCCTGTTGGGCCTGGCGTGGTGAAGCCCGCCTCCTATGTTGAAGGCAACCCTTGCCTTTCCTTCGGCCACCAGAAGCCCCGCCTCAATGGAAGCCCCCA
The sequence above is drawn from the bacterium genome and encodes:
- a CDS encoding DHA2 family efflux MFS transporter permease subunit — encoded protein: MLPVFIEVMDASVVNVSLPHIQGSLNAGLDEVTWVLTSYLVSNAIVIPTTGWLASIFGRKRYLIFSLVMFSFASLMCGAAPSLEVLIFARVIQGLAGGALQPLSQAILLETFPAAEHGMAMAVFGMGVVMAPIAGPVVGGWITDHWSWREIFYINLPVGAVAVAMALLVIHDPPYLKRSKLHVDKWGLLLLCVGLGCLQIVLDKGEREDWFESSWIVGMSIVAALALMLFVIVELKAQHPVVNLKVFTDRSFSVGNLIMFLGFFSLFGTLVLLPLYLQKLMGYTALWAGLVLGPGGIASFMVMPVIGTLMRRGAPPRLFLGLGLCICALAIRLMSEFNLQAGFWELSWPRVLLGLGMGMFFVPLTTATFAHIPKPQMGNATGIFNLLRNLGGSFGVAFATTILTQRAQVHQSFLVEHVTPFDPEFQTRSAQVVEWLRLHRPELSDPVGVLALIYQEVLRQANMLAFNDAFWMLSWVAWGLVPFVLVFRALKKQEPEHGP
- a CDS encoding DUF6125 family protein, which produces MRRNPLDGMTREELRSYLDFLLWHYRVVDAFWFLYVEEKYGRAEAESLNERVWARVAGMAARKLKELFDIPGNALERFVNALELFPWCILIGYQISTSPDQVELTVPSCASQEARIRRGLGEYNCKEMHRGEFVQFAKEIDPRIQVECVFAPPDSHPADMFCKWRFYLMAE
- a CDS encoding adenylate/guanylate cyclase domain-containing protein; translation: MNFSQEFLKTSEITGEEPYPQAPARWKLWTLVGVTVGWVVLGVLLTPVGRTLGLELLPISQDMGTSFYAAGIALLLVALGLYLRKAHQALGALEYRVERQRRRLKGMATDLEAVRSLLKVTASINSRMELSSLLRIIAREAVRTLDADRSSVMLLDKSRTVLRTAAAYGVDLEMIKGAEVRLGDGVAGWVAQYGKPRLLQGPVEAREFRAFKPKDKPIVSAVSVPLQVGGRILGVLNATLTQEGRQFQDHELRLLMLYANHAAVAIRNASLLKASRERARLQAILEGYVPPHVAKALTQDPRGWTNLGEMRDMTILFADIRGFTAAVDKMGPETVRSFLNECFTRMTEIIFQHQGTLDKFIGDSVMAFFGAPLAVQDPGILSVKAAMAMLGSFQKMRGSWMKRHPVVQDLSLGVGISSGQVFVGNVGSAKRFDYTVIGQEVNVASRLCAMARGGQILISENTRRLLGSRMPVNHMGDVHFKGLNRSVHVFEVVLDVH
- a CDS encoding histidine phosphatase family protein, which gives rise to MDPIPVRILLVRHGQTDWNKHGRFQGRSDIPLNQWGIAQAEALGLALRKERFSAFYSSPLTRALETVLIIGLHHPGVPVYIEPDLVEMDLGEFEGMKAENWAALYPEFLDAWKKEPSELRMPGGETLQEVQSRALAAVMSIARAHQPGEKILLCTHNFVILAVLCHVLKIPLNRFREIGQTNGSLNRLSYESGQLRVEKVDDRSHLPPRLRSSIGGLS
- a CDS encoding acetoin utilization protein AcuC; the encoded protein is MSIAFIFSEEMMGYDYGPCHPLRIERLGLTLNLIQAYGLLDHPEVIRVKPRPVGKEVLQRFHTPAYLDALQAANSGVAFPGLEQFGIGPGDNPVFKGMYDWSCLIVGASIEAGLLVAEGKARVAFNIGGGLHHARPNRASGFCYVNDPVLLILELLDRGLKVVYLDVDVHHGDGVQWAFYDTDRVLTISLHQDGRTLFPGTGAVEEMGRGAGAGYSVNIPLWPGTDDWLYLRAFDEVVLPLIQAYKPDIVVTQLGVDTFHGDPLAALDLTTQGFVRVLEKMKENFPRWVALGGGGYEMTNVARAWTLAWAVMTGQELPQEIPEALRAPLRELGYSRESLMDEYLWPAARREVAEEFLETTIHRIRRSIFPVHGL
- a CDS encoding HEAT repeat domain-containing protein, whose product is MSLFQEQLLELMSTNSWGVPVRDMEDLLAFGREALKPILDFLQERLAIGTNEEQLLWPTVVLGELRDPEGIPMLLRLLQEAQGLEVPVAAAEALAKIGQPAIEAIERLLEERPQPRTRIFLYAALSGIQTPDARQLLLQALEEDPELDFAVARALAEMARPGDEELLYRAYLQTENWKRAAFEETIAGMLGGRFPWSVPFKDWRLRYRRQPRQGLKVHRCWPDVLIMMWENRHMFRPDMRAVPVSLEELRNRGWAKAKENLCPDCGQRFRSPTGIPLCDEIEEDLIEFQLQRVREWLAHKWEDIHEVLDELDRHEMEALQLPEETEDERIWKGEALDSIEVMKDTLCWMVEQGMAGLSQGERRLWAALQRVRSRAP
- a CDS encoding C1 family peptidase encodes the protein MLWRNFMSAGTRLLLLGLFFTFSGQGFGAQAQAESLDVKAKLQWLQEEVSEKGFNFLVGYNPAMDYPLEQLCGLVEPANWKEKARFSGPMPKLSLPSRFDWREHAALPPVKNQANCGSCWAFATVGVLESLLKIRMDLLEDISEQYLVSCNIHGWSCSGGWFAHDYHEDLTPPGEPTAGAVLETNFPYAARNLPCGAPHAHAYRLAEWRYVGAWWNVPTVEEIKQAIYTHGPVAAAVAVGPAFQAYRDGVFDKDESSVGVNHAIVLVGWDDQYYWNGSTHGVWILRNSWGSGWGKGGYMLIKYNTSQVGYAANYAQLVQYTVSPPQGTMGTQITVLGSEFGDRSPKVYTQFQDPKTGEWRRKDLVLEYYSPTAIEALWTAKLPPGSYPVMVQSGSGQGGSPVEVGRFLVKEPEIESLMPEQGTAASTVEIRGAFFGKRKPIVRLTPVSGGRQKRCKILSHFMDPVTGSSLVQCKIPRVPEGAYVLELNNSIGEAAKEFTVVPSP
- a CDS encoding FmdB family zinc ribbon protein — translated: MPIFEYEALEPAKGCSLCCRSFELVQSLKEEPLSRCPNCGGPVRRKFSVFRVSIPGTAAGKDRVERQIADYERKGMWSHAAELADKVSEKPEKAHLKERAMENYKKAGYDV